In a single window of the Chloroflexota bacterium genome:
- a CDS encoding ATP-binding protein — MTELSADAVRWTCNPDTLRFESTAELERPDALIGQERAERSLEFGVDIRSPGFNIFAMGLPGTGRTSMIFERLRAVADSRPTPPDWCYVHNFDEPHRPRALRLPPGAAPEFRRHMADLVAALQIEMARAFATDEYEAQRRGIAQLEQAERQAALQDLNRRAQAAGLAIVQTPVGLSVAAVRDGQPLTPEALRELPESEHSAMQQARQVLDEALAGTMRALRRRQRQARDQLHALNVDVARSVVRPPLEDLREAYRGHDGVTAYLLAVERHATENFEVFREREDGDATPDRPARQQVDSLLPYQVNVLVTHATESGAPLVREGHPTYPNLFGQIEQRQTMSVVTTDFTMIKPGALHAANGGFLVVQAEDVLPNAAAYDGLKRALRDQMIRIETAAEGFGLAPPARLDPEPIPLDVKVALVGAPWVYYLLHDVDPDFGDLFKVRAEFDTEIELNDANMNRYARFIAARCHDEDLPHFDRTAVARVVEEGVRLAQDRRRLSTRFGDLSDIIREAGHWARRAGADVVGEEHVWSSIDERIRRSNLTEEKIRDRIADGTVMVEIEGAAVGQVNGLSVVGLGGHEFGQVHRISARTYPGRDGVLSIDREAKLTGPIHDKGAMILSGFVSGTFGIEGPLSLSATLVFEQSYGGIEGDSASSAELYALLSSLSGLPLRQDVAVTGSVNQHGQVQAVGGVTQKVEGFFDLCRRRGLTGAQGVLLPAANARHLTLRWDVAKAIDAGQFHVYTADSIGGGIELLTGVPAGSAGASVRFRPDSVFGMVQARLALFGRRWHDGPAR; from the coding sequence GTGACCGAGCTATCCGCCGACGCGGTGCGTTGGACCTGCAATCCCGACACGCTGAGATTCGAGTCCACCGCCGAGCTCGAGCGGCCGGACGCGCTGATCGGCCAGGAACGCGCCGAGCGATCGCTGGAGTTCGGCGTGGACATCCGCAGCCCCGGATTCAACATCTTCGCCATGGGGCTTCCGGGCACCGGGCGCACGTCCATGATCTTCGAGCGGCTGCGCGCCGTGGCGGACAGCCGCCCCACGCCGCCGGATTGGTGCTACGTCCATAACTTCGACGAGCCGCACCGCCCGCGTGCACTGCGTCTGCCGCCGGGCGCCGCGCCCGAGTTTCGCCGGCACATGGCCGATCTGGTGGCGGCGCTCCAAATCGAGATGGCGCGGGCCTTCGCCACCGACGAATACGAGGCGCAGCGGCGCGGCATCGCGCAGCTGGAACAGGCCGAGCGGCAGGCGGCGCTGCAGGACCTGAACCGTCGAGCCCAGGCGGCCGGCCTGGCGATCGTCCAGACACCGGTGGGTCTCAGCGTGGCCGCGGTTCGCGACGGTCAGCCGCTGACGCCGGAGGCGCTGCGGGAACTGCCGGAGTCGGAGCACAGCGCCATGCAGCAAGCCCGGCAGGTCTTGGACGAGGCCCTGGCCGGCACCATGCGGGCGCTGCGCCGGCGGCAACGACAGGCGCGCGACCAGCTGCATGCGCTGAACGTCGACGTCGCGCGCAGCGTCGTCCGGCCGCCGCTCGAAGATTTGCGTGAGGCCTACCGCGGCCACGATGGCGTCACAGCCTATTTGCTCGCGGTCGAACGCCACGCGACCGAGAACTTCGAAGTCTTCCGTGAGCGCGAGGACGGCGACGCGACGCCGGACCGCCCGGCCCGGCAGCAGGTCGACTCCCTGCTGCCCTATCAGGTCAACGTGCTCGTCACCCACGCCACCGAAAGCGGGGCGCCGCTGGTCCGCGAGGGACACCCGACCTACCCCAACCTCTTCGGCCAGATCGAGCAGCGCCAGACCATGAGCGTCGTTACCACCGATTTCACCATGATCAAGCCCGGCGCGCTCCACGCGGCCAACGGCGGATTCCTGGTCGTGCAGGCGGAGGACGTGCTCCCCAATGCGGCGGCCTATGACGGCCTCAAGCGGGCGCTGCGCGATCAGATGATCCGCATCGAGACCGCGGCTGAGGGCTTCGGGTTGGCTCCACCGGCGCGTCTCGATCCCGAACCCATTCCGTTGGACGTCAAGGTCGCGCTGGTGGGCGCACCGTGGGTCTACTACCTGCTCCACGACGTCGATCCCGACTTCGGCGACCTGTTCAAGGTCCGCGCCGAGTTCGACACCGAGATCGAGCTCAACGACGCCAACATGAACCGCTATGCCCGGTTCATCGCCGCCCGCTGTCACGACGAAGACTTGCCGCACTTCGACCGCACGGCCGTCGCGCGCGTGGTCGAGGAAGGCGTGCGCTTGGCGCAGGACCGCCGCCGCCTGTCGACCCGGTTTGGCGACCTCAGCGACATCATCCGGGAAGCCGGGCACTGGGCGCGCCGTGCGGGGGCCGACGTGGTCGGCGAGGAGCACGTCTGGTCGTCGATCGACGAGCGCATCCGCCGCAGCAACCTGACCGAGGAGAAGATTCGCGACCGGATCGCGGACGGCACCGTGATGGTGGAGATCGAGGGGGCGGCGGTCGGGCAGGTCAATGGACTGTCCGTCGTCGGCCTGGGCGGCCACGAGTTCGGCCAGGTGCACCGGATTTCGGCGCGCACCTACCCCGGACGCGACGGCGTGCTCAGCATCGATCGCGAGGCCAAGCTCACCGGGCCGATCCACGACAAGGGCGCCATGATCCTGTCGGGGTTCGTGAGCGGGACCTTCGGGATCGAGGGGCCGCTCAGCCTCAGCGCCACCCTGGTCTTCGAGCAGTCCTACGGCGGCATCGAGGGCGACAGCGCCTCGTCCGCGGAGCTCTACGCCCTGCTTTCCAGCCTCAGCGGATTGCCGCTGCGCCAAGACGTGGCCGTGACGGGCTCGGTGAATCAGCACGGTCAGGTCCAGGCCGTCGGCGGCGTCACGCAGAAGGTCGAGGGGTTCTTCGATCTGTGCCGCCGGCGCGGGCTCACCGGCGCACAGGGCGTGCTGCTGCCGGCCGCGAACGCCAGGCACCTCACGCTGCGCTGGGACGTGGCCAAGGCCATCGACGCCGGGCAGTTCCACGTCTACACCGCGGATTCGATCGGCGGCGGCATCGAGTTGCTCACGGGCGTGCCCGCCGGATCCGCCGGCGCGAGC
- a CDS encoding D-2-hydroxyacid dehydrogenase, with protein sequence MIDYPMGTSADWDPMRAEFPDDQFAWTAELDASLPALSDAEVIGAARPLGPGVLDAAPNVRWVQVFSAGVETYLKSPGLLDRDLVLTNVKVVLGSHVAETGIALLTGLSRGIAPAVLAQQEHRWDPSIPVDELTGKRALVVGAGGIGRALARRLDGLEVEVRAVDIYPQEPDDYIREVRLVSEMPAMLPETDILAICCPSTDATQRLIDASVFDLLPDDAYLINISRGAVVDTPALVEALRGGRLRGAGLDVLDQEPPPPDHPIWTFPNVMITPHNGGASPLRVVRIREFFASNLRRYKAGEPLENVVDVEAGF encoded by the coding sequence GTGATCGACTACCCGATGGGCACAAGCGCCGACTGGGATCCCATGCGTGCCGAGTTTCCGGACGACCAGTTCGCCTGGACCGCCGAGCTCGACGCGTCGTTGCCCGCGTTGAGCGACGCGGAGGTGATCGGTGCCGCACGGCCGCTCGGTCCCGGCGTCCTCGACGCGGCGCCGAACGTGCGCTGGGTCCAGGTCTTTTCGGCCGGCGTCGAGACGTACCTGAAATCCCCCGGCCTCCTAGATCGCGACCTCGTGTTGACCAATGTGAAGGTAGTGCTGGGCAGCCACGTCGCCGAAACCGGCATCGCCTTGCTCACCGGCCTCTCGCGCGGCATCGCGCCGGCGGTGCTGGCCCAGCAGGAGCATCGCTGGGATCCGTCGATTCCGGTCGATGAGCTCACCGGCAAGCGGGCGCTGGTCGTCGGCGCGGGCGGGATCGGACGCGCGCTGGCCCGCCGGCTGGACGGCCTCGAGGTCGAGGTCCGCGCCGTGGACATTTACCCGCAGGAACCGGACGACTACATCCGCGAGGTGCGGCTGGTGAGCGAAATGCCCGCCATGCTGCCCGAGACCGACATCCTGGCGATCTGCTGCCCCAGCACCGACGCCACGCAGCGACTCATCGACGCGAGCGTCTTCGATTTGCTGCCCGACGACGCCTATCTGATCAACATCTCGCGCGGCGCGGTGGTGGATACACCGGCGCTCGTCGAGGCGCTGCGCGGCGGCAGGCTACGCGGCGCGGGGCTCGACGTGCTCGACCAGGAACCGCCGCCTCCCGATCACCCGATCTGGACCTTTCCCAACGTGATGATCACGCCGCATAACGGCGGGGCGTCGCCCCTGCGCGTGGTCCGGATCCGCGAGTTCTTCGCGAGCAATCTGCGCCGCTACAAGGCGGGCGAGCCGCTGGAGAATGTGGTGGACGTGGAGGCCGGATTCTGA
- a CDS encoding SDR family oxidoreductase: MDLRLTGLAAAVSGGSEGIGRAIAATLASEGCDVAIGARRPEPLQRAAEEIRAATGRRVEALPLDVTDSQQPHDFVEAAARRLGRLDILVNNAGTSAAAPFEDVDDAAWEADLQLKVYGAIRCTRAAIPHLRAAGGGAIVNITTVGGKQPAAASVPTSVSRAAGIGLTKALSKDLAPDRIRVNTVMLGSIRSMQWERRWRSGSTNVSLEDYYASMGTDIPLGRIGRAEEVADLVAFLVSPRAAYITGTAVAIDGGTGNVI, encoded by the coding sequence GTGGACCTGCGGCTGACCGGACTTGCCGCCGCCGTCTCCGGCGGCAGCGAGGGCATCGGCCGGGCCATCGCGGCCACCCTGGCGTCCGAGGGCTGCGACGTGGCCATCGGCGCCCGCCGTCCCGAACCGCTGCAGCGGGCCGCTGAGGAGATTCGCGCCGCCACCGGACGCCGCGTCGAGGCGCTGCCGCTGGACGTGACCGATTCGCAACAGCCGCACGACTTCGTGGAAGCCGCGGCCCGGCGGCTTGGCCGCCTGGACATCCTGGTCAATAACGCCGGCACGTCCGCCGCCGCGCCGTTCGAGGACGTAGACGACGCGGCCTGGGAGGCCGATTTGCAGCTCAAGGTCTACGGCGCTATCCGCTGCACGCGCGCGGCCATCCCGCATCTCCGCGCCGCCGGCGGCGGCGCCATCGTCAACATCACCACCGTCGGCGGCAAGCAGCCCGCCGCCGCGTCGGTGCCGACCTCGGTGAGCCGCGCCGCGGGCATCGGGCTCACCAAGGCGCTGTCCAAGGACCTCGCCCCCGACCGAATTCGCGTCAACACCGTCATGCTGGGCTCGATACGGAGCATGCAGTGGGAGCGCCGTTGGCGCAGCGGATCGACAAACGTCTCGCTCGAGGACTACTACGCCAGCATGGGGACCGACATCCCGCTGGGACGGATCGGACGCGCCGAAGAGGTCGCTGACCTGGTGGCATTCCTCGTCTCGCCGCGCGCCGCCTACATCACCGGCACCGCCGTCGCCATCGACGGCGGCACGGGCAACGTCATCTAG
- the gltB gene encoding glutamate synthase large subunit — MHSTGPLTTGDRTPRPPGPWAEHDACGVGFIADIQGRRSHRTVQQAVQAVSRLGHRGAIAADRKTGDGAGVLTQLPQEFFAAQIRSFGERAVDPADIAVAMVFLDNRNPRGARRFRTLAEEICGDRGIRVVGWRQVPVDTSVLGAGAYTDRPDIQQALLVRGPSIPSADEFERRLYLARRELSGRAAREAIETNYVVSMSSRTIVYKGLVVGAELGHFYPDLSDPRFTSALAVFHQRYSTNTHPTWQLAQPFRMLAHNGEINTLDGNRNWMAARSGALTSERWGRDLSTLLPVTDDRGSDSYSLDHTLEFLVASGRSITHAAMMLVPEAWEHMEEMPRTLRDFYDYHRCLTEPWDGPAALAFSDGRWVCAALDRNGLRPSRYVITDDGTICVASEVGVLDIDAGRVVEKGRLGPGQIIAVDTELGRLLHNDEAKQRIAIRAPYGDWLSEHLVDLASLTAAPDAANGDGAATVLANGTLTQYQHAYGFTREDLTHILDPMAREGLDPVFSMGNDAPLAVLSDTGPSVFGYVKQRFAQVTNPPIDPLRESLVMSLDVRMGPRASLLSEVPEAAHLVHLRSPVIRPADLAAIESLTDPAFRTARVDVTFPALEGPYALADAIDAVCRDAVGAVDRGAHLLILTDEAVDDERAPIPILLAVGAVHHALIAAGRRMRADLIVSSGQVWDVHHFCALLGYGASAVCPWLALQSADALTATNGDGAQSGADNFVITAEAGIRKVMSKMGISTLSSYRGAQIFEAVGLASELIEQCLPGTPSTIGGVGAVQLAEDVLARHDAAFSQPDQRLPDTGWVRFRRNGEFHAANPTLVKALQRAVQTDDPADFEAFERAVDDREPYAIRDLLRFRPAGPPIPLDEVESVESLLPRFCTTAMSIGALSPEAHSTISKGMNRIGARSNTGEGGEDATWYAPDASGEWPDSRIKQVASARFGVTPQYLAMAEQLEIKMAQGSKPGEGGQIPATKVSEYIAGLRFTVPGIPLISPPPHHDIYSIEDLSQLIYDLKEVNPRAAVGVKLVAESGVGTIAAGVAKAYADYVLISGHDGGTGASPLSSIKNAGVPWEIGLSETQRVLVRNDLRDRIRVRTDGGLKSARDVVIAALLGAEEFGFGTMAAIAVGCIMARQCHLNTCPVGVATQREDLRARFTGEPVYVERYFLHLARGVRAILAQFGAHRLEDIVGRVELLEPDPDKLHDRAADIHLGSILAPADETRRSPRIQQVARNDRPGRPSLDVDMLEAARPALDDGQPVRRRYHLTNDRRAVGTRLSGEIAHRVSHHGLPPGTIHLDFTGSAGQSFGAFGIRGLRLRLVGEANDYVAKGLGGAVVSVQPPPDSRFAAEENVIAGNTCLYGATAGELYLAGRAGERFAVRNSGATAVAEGIGDHGCEYMTSGVVVVLGPVGRNFAAGMSAGRAFAYDPAGTFPSRVNHELVTVSRVTDEESAELLRDVITRHVAATDSHLGQSLLDRWDDVLPDFWQVVPYPPQVDTSTEAQVDAERAAKRAAARERRARQAVAAGSRG; from the coding sequence ATGCACTCGACCGGACCTCTCACCACTGGCGACCGCACCCCGCGGCCGCCCGGCCCCTGGGCCGAGCACGATGCCTGCGGCGTCGGCTTCATCGCGGACATCCAGGGCCGTCGGTCGCATCGCACGGTGCAGCAAGCGGTGCAGGCGGTCTCTCGCCTGGGCCACCGCGGCGCAATTGCCGCGGACCGCAAGACGGGTGACGGCGCCGGCGTGCTCACGCAGCTGCCGCAGGAGTTCTTCGCCGCGCAGATCCGAAGCTTCGGCGAGCGCGCCGTCGATCCCGCCGACATCGCCGTGGCGATGGTGTTCCTCGACAACCGCAATCCGCGCGGCGCCCGGCGCTTTCGCACGCTGGCGGAAGAAATCTGCGGCGACCGCGGCATCCGGGTCGTCGGCTGGCGCCAGGTACCGGTCGATACCTCGGTGCTCGGCGCCGGGGCCTACACCGACCGGCCCGACATTCAGCAAGCGTTGCTCGTGCGCGGTCCGTCGATCCCATCCGCCGACGAGTTTGAGCGCCGGCTCTACCTGGCTCGGCGCGAGCTTTCGGGTCGCGCGGCGCGGGAGGCGATCGAGACGAACTACGTGGTGTCCATGTCGTCACGGACGATCGTCTACAAGGGATTGGTCGTCGGCGCCGAGCTGGGGCACTTCTACCCGGACCTCAGCGATCCGCGCTTCACCTCGGCGCTGGCGGTGTTCCACCAGCGGTACAGCACCAACACCCATCCGACATGGCAACTGGCTCAGCCCTTCCGAATGTTGGCGCACAACGGCGAAATCAACACCCTGGACGGCAACCGCAATTGGATGGCCGCGCGGTCGGGTGCGTTGACCAGCGAGCGGTGGGGGCGCGACCTGTCCACACTGCTGCCGGTGACCGACGACCGGGGGTCTGACTCCTACAGCCTGGACCACACCTTGGAGTTCCTGGTTGCCAGCGGTCGCTCCATTACCCATGCCGCCATGATGCTCGTCCCCGAGGCGTGGGAGCACATGGAGGAAATGCCCCGCACGCTGCGGGACTTCTACGACTACCACCGGTGTCTCACCGAGCCCTGGGACGGACCCGCGGCGCTTGCCTTCAGCGACGGGCGCTGGGTCTGCGCGGCGCTGGACCGAAACGGCCTCCGTCCCTCGCGGTACGTGATCACCGACGACGGCACGATTTGCGTGGCGTCGGAAGTCGGCGTGCTGGACATCGACGCGGGGCGCGTGGTGGAGAAGGGCCGGCTCGGGCCGGGGCAGATCATCGCCGTCGACACGGAGCTCGGGCGGCTGCTGCACAACGACGAAGCCAAGCAGCGCATCGCGATCCGAGCGCCCTATGGGGATTGGCTGTCCGAGCACCTTGTTGATCTGGCGTCCTTAACCGCCGCGCCGGACGCCGCGAACGGTGACGGCGCGGCGACGGTCCTTGCCAACGGCACGCTCACGCAATACCAACATGCCTATGGATTCACGCGCGAAGACCTGACGCACATCCTCGATCCGATGGCGCGCGAGGGCCTTGATCCCGTGTTTTCGATGGGCAACGACGCGCCGCTGGCGGTGCTTTCGGACACGGGTCCGAGCGTGTTCGGCTACGTCAAGCAGCGCTTCGCGCAGGTGACGAATCCGCCCATCGACCCGCTGCGCGAGTCGCTGGTGATGTCGCTGGACGTGCGCATGGGACCGCGCGCCAGTCTGCTGAGCGAGGTGCCGGAGGCGGCGCACTTGGTCCACCTGCGCTCCCCCGTGATCCGACCGGCCGACCTCGCGGCCATCGAGTCGCTCACCGATCCGGCCTTCCGCACGGCGCGCGTGGATGTCACGTTTCCGGCGCTCGAGGGCCCCTATGCGCTGGCCGACGCAATCGACGCCGTCTGCCGCGATGCCGTGGGCGCCGTGGACCGCGGGGCGCATCTGCTGATCCTGACCGACGAGGCCGTCGACGACGAACGCGCGCCAATTCCGATCCTGCTCGCCGTCGGCGCGGTCCATCACGCCTTGATCGCGGCCGGTCGCCGCATGCGCGCCGACCTCATCGTCTCCAGCGGGCAAGTGTGGGACGTGCATCACTTCTGCGCGTTGCTGGGCTACGGCGCCAGCGCGGTGTGCCCGTGGCTGGCCCTGCAGAGCGCCGATGCGCTCACCGCCACGAACGGCGACGGCGCTCAGTCCGGCGCGGACAACTTCGTGATCACGGCCGAAGCGGGCATCCGCAAAGTGATGTCGAAGATGGGCATCTCCACGCTCAGCAGCTATCGCGGTGCGCAGATCTTCGAAGCCGTCGGGCTTGCGTCGGAGTTGATCGAGCAGTGCCTCCCCGGGACGCCGTCGACCATCGGCGGAGTCGGCGCGGTGCAACTCGCCGAAGACGTGCTGGCGAGACACGACGCGGCGTTCAGCCAACCCGACCAGCGATTGCCCGATACGGGATGGGTCCGGTTCCGCCGGAACGGCGAATTCCACGCGGCCAATCCCACGCTGGTCAAGGCACTGCAGCGGGCAGTACAGACGGACGATCCGGCTGACTTTGAGGCATTCGAACGCGCCGTCGACGATCGGGAGCCGTACGCGATTCGCGACCTGCTGCGGTTCCGGCCCGCCGGTCCTCCCATTCCGCTGGACGAGGTGGAGTCGGTGGAGTCGCTGCTGCCGCGGTTTTGCACGACGGCCATGTCGATCGGCGCGCTGAGCCCGGAGGCCCACAGCACCATCAGCAAGGGCATGAACCGCATCGGCGCCCGGAGCAACACGGGCGAAGGCGGCGAGGACGCCACGTGGTACGCCCCGGACGCCTCCGGCGAGTGGCCGGACAGCCGCATCAAGCAAGTCGCGTCGGCGAGATTCGGCGTCACGCCGCAATACCTGGCGATGGCCGAGCAGCTCGAGATCAAGATGGCGCAGGGCTCCAAGCCCGGCGAAGGCGGCCAGATTCCGGCAACGAAGGTCTCGGAGTACATCGCCGGGCTGCGATTCACGGTGCCGGGGATCCCACTAATCTCGCCGCCGCCGCACCACGACATCTACAGCATCGAGGACCTGTCGCAGCTGATCTACGACCTCAAGGAGGTCAATCCCCGCGCGGCGGTTGGCGTGAAGCTCGTCGCGGAATCCGGGGTGGGAACCATCGCGGCGGGCGTGGCCAAGGCTTACGCGGACTATGTGCTCATCAGCGGACACGACGGCGGCACGGGAGCCTCGCCGCTCAGCTCCATCAAGAACGCCGGCGTGCCGTGGGAAATCGGTCTCAGCGAGACCCAGCGCGTGCTGGTGCGCAACGACCTGCGCGATCGAATTCGCGTGCGAACGGACGGCGGCCTGAAGTCGGCCCGTGACGTGGTGATCGCCGCCCTGCTGGGCGCGGAGGAGTTCGGCTTCGGCACGATGGCGGCCATCGCGGTTGGCTGCATCATGGCGCGCCAGTGCCACCTCAACACCTGTCCAGTGGGCGTGGCCACGCAGCGCGAAGACCTGCGCGCGCGCTTCACCGGCGAACCGGTCTACGTCGAGCGATATTTCCTGCATCTCGCCCGCGGCGTGCGCGCGATCCTGGCGCAATTTGGGGCCCACCGGCTCGAAGACATCGTGGGCCGGGTGGAGTTGCTGGAACCGGATCCGGACAAGCTCCACGATCGAGCGGCCGACATCCATCTCGGGAGCATTCTGGCTCCGGCCGACGAGACCCGACGCTCGCCGCGCATCCAGCAAGTCGCTCGCAACGACCGCCCGGGAAGACCCTCGCTGGACGTGGACATGCTGGAAGCCGCGCGGCCCGCGCTTGACGACGGCCAGCCCGTGCGGCGGCGCTATCACCTGACGAACGACCGCCGCGCCGTCGGCACGCGCCTGAGCGGGGAGATTGCCCACCGCGTCTCCCACCACGGCCTCCCGCCGGGCACGATTCACCTTGATTTCACGGGCTCCGCCGGGCAGAGCTTCGGCGCCTTCGGCATTCGTGGGTTGCGGCTGCGACTGGTCGGCGAGGCCAACGACTATGTGGCGAAGGGGTTGGGCGGGGCCGTGGTGTCCGTGCAGCCGCCACCGGATTCACGCTTTGCGGCTGAGGAAAACGTCATCGCCGGCAACACCTGTCTCTACGGCGCCACGGCCGGCGAGCTGTACCTGGCCGGTCGCGCGGGCGAGCGATTTGCCGTGCGCAACAGCGGCGCCACCGCCGTGGCCGAAGGCATCGGCGACCACGGCTGCGAGTACATGACCAGCGGCGTGGTCGTGGTTTTGGGTCCGGTGGGTCGAAACTTCGCCGCCGGGATGTCCGCCGGACGAGCATTTGCCTACGACCCCGCAGGCACCTTCCCCTCGCGAGTGAACCACGAGCTTGTGACCGTGAGCCGGGTGACGGACGAGGAGAGCGCGGAGCTGCTGCGGGACGTCATCACTCGCCACGTGGCGGCCACGGACAGCCATCTGGGTCAGTCGCTGCTGGATCGGTGGGACGATGTGCTGCCGGACTTTTGGCAGGTCGTGCCGTATCCGCCGCAGGTCGACACGAGCACCGAGGCCCAGGTTGACGCCGAGCGCGCGGCCAAGCGCGCCGCGGCTCGCGAGCGCCGGGCCCGCCAGGCCGTGGCGGCCGGCAGCCGCGGCTAG
- a CDS encoding thermonuclease family protein codes for MRVIDGDTMVVRMDGAEHTVRLLGIDAPELGDPGGQAALAEQATAALAALVGDGAVTLTAGGKLRDDGGRLLRHVARGNLVFSVELARQGWVRAHEYTPNTLLFGAIADAQREARTAARGLWAPPVPGLGMVVDKVAETVVIANDGGAPVDLAGWRLVSLRGPQSVELPAGTILQSGTSLTVASGSSQGDVAFGQRHVWHNELPDSAELRRPDGRTALYWDDPAASR; via the coding sequence GTGCGCGTGATCGATGGCGACACCATGGTCGTCCGGATGGATGGGGCCGAGCACACAGTGCGCCTGCTCGGCATCGACGCGCCCGAGTTAGGCGACCCCGGCGGACAGGCCGCGCTGGCTGAGCAAGCGACAGCCGCCCTTGCGGCGCTCGTAGGCGACGGCGCGGTGACCCTCACTGCGGGTGGCAAGCTGCGCGACGACGGCGGGCGGCTGCTGCGGCACGTGGCGCGCGGCAATCTCGTGTTCTCGGTGGAGCTGGCCCGGCAGGGCTGGGTGCGCGCCCACGAATACACACCCAACACGCTGCTCTTCGGCGCCATCGCCGACGCCCAGCGCGAGGCGCGCACGGCGGCCCGCGGGCTCTGGGCGCCGCCCGTGCCGGGACTCGGCATGGTGGTGGACAAAGTGGCCGAGACCGTGGTGATCGCCAACGACGGCGGCGCTCCGGTTGATCTGGCCGGGTGGCGCCTTGTGAGCCTGCGGGGACCGCAGTCGGTTGAGTTGCCGGCCGGCACCATTCTTCAGTCGGGGACGAGCCTCACGGTCGCCTCAGGCAGCAGCCAGGGTGACGTCGCCTTCGGTCAGCGCCACGTCTGGCATAACGAGCTTCCCGATTCCGCCGAGTTGCGGCGCCCGGACGGACGCACAGCGCTCTACTGGGACGATCCGGCGGCGTCGCGCTAG
- a CDS encoding ABC transporter substrate-binding protein: MTSGKDRVDKQMEMPESEKRKMTRRNLLRVAGGSLLGVAGGAVLAACGETETVTQEVIKEVPVETVVTREVIKEVPVQTVVTQEVIKEVPVETVVRQDVIKEVPVERIVEAPMLAPLIVGQLNAFTGSLSFFGPIHRNAAALAADHVNRAGGVGGGSLIIISRDTGVNPVQGVEAARALVEIENAVAIVGALASGVTIPVATSVTVPNQVVQISGASTAPSITVLDDNDFLFRTAPSDAAQGVVLGRLAWEQGFRNVGVMYINNPYGEGLAERFEATFTGLGGTIVDAVPHEDEQPTFASELERATAGGVDALIAISYPGQAQTYVRESLEGGYADKFLFVDGTKSAEMNEAIGWDRLEGTLGTAPGSVDSPQLAAFASAYTDAYAVELPVEPYLAETYDAVAVIALAAAKAGTTTDAVAIRDALRSVANPPGEIVGPGVEGIGRALSLIADGADVNYEGASGAVDFDENGDVFGPIEIWQITGGEIKSTGRFETP, translated from the coding sequence TTGACGAGCGGCAAAGACAGGGTGGACAAGCAGATGGAAATGCCGGAATCCGAAAAGCGCAAGATGACCCGCCGAAACCTGCTACGTGTGGCCGGCGGCAGCCTGCTCGGCGTCGCCGGCGGGGCCGTGCTCGCGGCCTGCGGCGAAACGGAAACCGTCACCCAAGAGGTGATCAAGGAAGTCCCGGTCGAGACCGTCGTCACGCGCGAGGTCATCAAGGAAGTCCCGGTTCAGACCGTCGTCACGCAAGAGGTGATCAAGGAAGTTCCGGTCGAGACCGTCGTCAGGCAAGACGTCATCAAAGAGGTCCCAGTCGAGAGGATCGTGGAAGCGCCGATGCTTGCGCCGCTGATCGTCGGGCAGCTCAACGCCTTCACCGGCTCGCTGTCGTTCTTCGGTCCCATCCATCGCAACGCTGCCGCCCTGGCGGCCGATCACGTCAACCGTGCGGGCGGCGTCGGCGGCGGGTCGCTGATCATCATCAGCCGCGACACCGGCGTGAATCCGGTGCAGGGCGTCGAGGCGGCGCGCGCGCTGGTGGAAATCGAGAACGCCGTTGCCATCGTCGGCGCCCTGGCCAGCGGCGTGACGATCCCGGTCGCCACGTCGGTCACCGTGCCGAATCAAGTCGTGCAGATCTCCGGCGCATCCACGGCGCCCAGCATCACCGTGCTCGACGACAACGACTTCCTCTTCCGCACCGCGCCCTCCGACGCCGCGCAAGGCGTGGTCCTGGGGCGTCTGGCCTGGGAGCAGGGATTCCGAAACGTCGGGGTCATGTACATCAACAACCCCTACGGCGAGGGTCTGGCCGAGCGTTTCGAGGCGACGTTTACTGGCCTCGGCGGAACCATCGTCGACGCCGTGCCGCACGAGGACGAGCAGCCCACCTTTGCCTCCGAGTTGGAGCGCGCCACCGCCGGCGGCGTTGACGCGCTTATCGCCATCAGCTATCCCGGCCAGGCGCAGACCTATGTCCGGGAGTCGCTCGAAGGCGGCTACGCCGACAAGTTCCTCTTCGTGGACGGCACCAAGTCGGCGGAAATGAACGAAGCCATCGGCTGGGACCGTCTCGAGGGAACCTTGGGCACGGCGCCCGGGTCGGTGGACAGCCCGCAGCTCGCGGCCTTCGCGAGCGCCTACACGGATGCGTACGCCGTTGAGCTTCCGGTGGAGCCCTACCTGGCGGAAACCTACGACGCGGTGGCCGTGATCGCGCTGGCGGCGGCCAAGGCGGGCACCACCACCGATGCGGTGGCGATCCGGGACGCACTGCGCTCGGTCGCGAATCCCCCTGGCGAGATAGTCGGCCCCGGCGTGGAGGGCATTGGGCGGGCGCTGAGCCTGATTGCCGACGGTGCGGACGTCAACTACGAGGGGGCTTCCGGCGCCGTGGACTTCGACGAGAACGGCGACGTGTTCGGCCCGATCGAGATCTGGCAGATCACCGGCGGCGAGATCAAGTCCACCGGCCGCTTCGAGACGCCCTAG